The following are encoded in a window of Oncorhynchus keta strain PuntledgeMale-10-30-2019 chromosome 10, Oket_V2, whole genome shotgun sequence genomic DNA:
- the LOC118389118 gene encoding E3 ubiquitin-protein ligase TRIM35-like: MAASVSELLLTILEKLENKEMERFNWELCNSNLKDFANISKAHLENVTRHATVDRMVETYCDEGAVNVTIMILSNMNLNKLAMSLKRDLSEEESTQKKRREEGKSVSGRPEDDLRSDLTSLEEKLEKCINARESYDSMTQHTKDQQVDTTRRIREEFVKLHQFLREEEDARLAALREEEKEKGMLIEKGMDSIVEQISSLTDAIEAVKEDLNKGSENFLVSYKRTQNRARAQLDLPDPQLVSGALIDIAKHLGNLQFQVWEQMQAIVKHSPIILDPNTAPSTMTLSDDLTSVRHTAVEKQQIPDNPERFTRWAKVIGSTGFVKGSEHSWEVEVGDQPEWNLGVAAESVDRKGEDLLASPEYGIWAILKRGRKYTNGAGKTLTLKRIPQRIRVQLNYDRGEVAFYDPKDDTHIYTHKHRFTETVYPYISVWKMKDAINRDIHICPSEVSVTVKSNQ; encoded by the coding sequence ATGGCAGCATCTGTCTCTGAGTTGTTGCTGACCATTCTGGAGAAACTGGAgaacaaagagatggagagatttaACTGGGAGCTGTGCAATAGCAATCTGAAAgattttgcaaacatttcaaaggCTCATCTGGAGAATGTCACAAGGCATGCCACTGTGGATAGGATGGTGGAGACCTACTGCGATGAGGGAGCTGTGAACGTCACAATCATGATCCTAAGCAACATGAACCTTAACAAACTTGCTATGTCTTTAAAGAGAGATCTTTCAGAAGAGGAATCAACACAGAAAAAAAGAAGGGAAGAGGGGAAATCGGTGAGTGGACGACCTGAGGACGACCTGAGATCTGACTTAACAAGTCTGGAAGAAAAGCTGGAGAAATGTATAAATGCCCGAGAGAGCTACGATAGCATGACTCAGCACACCAAGGACCAGCAGGTGGACACAACGAGGAGGATCAGGGAAGAGTTTGTGAAGCTCCACCAGTtcctgagagaggaagaggatgccAGACTGGCTGctctgagggaggaggagaaggaaaagggAATGTTAATTGAGAAAGGCATGGACAGCATTGTTGAGCAGATCTCCTCTCTCACAGATGCCATTGAAGCTGTGAAAGAGGACCTGAACAAAGGCAGTGAAAACTTCCTTGTGAGTTACAAACGCACCCAGAACAGAGCCAGAGCCCAACTTGATCTTCCGGATCCACAGCTCGTCTCCGGAGCGCTGATCGACATCGCCAAACACCTGGGAAACCTGCAGTTCCAAGTCTGGGAGCAGATGCAGGCGATAGTCAAACACTCGCCCATAATTTTGGACCCCAACACGGCTCCCTCTACTATGACTTTGTCTGATGACCTTACCAGCGTGCGACACACAGCCGTAGAGAAGCAGCAGATTCCGGACAACCCAGAGCGGTTCACACGGTGGGCAAAGGTCATTGGCTCCACAGGCTTTGTGAAGGGTTCAGAGCATAgctgggaggtggaggtgggCGACCAACCTGAGTGGAATCTAGGAGTGGCTGCAGAGTCCGTCGATCGGAAGGGAGAAGATCTTCTTGCGTCACCAGAATATGGAATCTGGGCTATACTGAAAAGGGGGCGCAAGTATACAAATGGAGCTGGTAAAACGCTCACTCTGAAGAGGATACCCCAGAGGATCAGAGTTCAGCTGAACTACGACAGGGGGGAAGTGGCTTTCTATGACCCCAAAGACGATACACACATCTACACTCATAAACATAGGTTTACTGAGACGGTCtacccatacatctctgtttggAAGATGAAAGACGCCATCAACCGTGATATACATATCTGCCCATCAGAGGTGTCTGTGACCGTGAAATCAAATCAGTGA